ACATAAATTTTCCTAAAGTATATGAGATTAAAATGATGTTAGGGAATATCATTTTACTTAATAAAGAATTAGAAAAGAACAAAAACATAGAAGGAGGAGCTGAACTTGGGGCAAAAATTGACATTGGTAATAAATTCTTCAAATTATTTAATATAGAAGGAGACGGTAAAGGTAGAATTTCTGGAAGTTCAGCTCAAAAAGTACTTGAAACATTTGAGGTTAAAACCACAAAATCAGTTATTCTAAATGATGTTTTAGAAAATTCTAAACCTATTAAATCATTTGACAAAGTTGTTGAAGGTGAACTTATCAGAATTGATAATGTCTCTCTAACTTTAGAAAATGAACCTGAATTAAGAGTTGTAAAATTATTTACCAGTGATGCTTTTAAAGGCATGACCGTTCCAGGGGCCAAAGGTTTCGATATGAACAATCTTTTCAATTCAATGTTTAAAGATTATGCATATAAGTTAAAAGGTACAATTTCAGATTTAGAGCAAAATATCCTTATCAAAATACCGATGACATTTGAAAATGAATTTGAAAGCTCATATAGTGTAGATGATTTATTTATTGGAAAGGTATCATTAGTCGGTCTTTACAAAGGAAAAATCAAACTTGGAGAATTAAAAAACTCTTTAGAATTTTTTCAAGAAATAGGTAATATCCAAAATATGGTAAGTCCTCAAAGCGAAGATGACGAAATTCAGAACAGTCAATATGAGGATATAAAAAACACTAACACCTATAACCCATTTTTGAGTAGTTTACAAGATGATAAGGAATATCATTACATTGATATATTATCAATCATTCAAATTATAAATACACCGAAAAAGAATGATTAGTAAGGAGGAGCTTTATCTATATAATCTTTCAAAGTACAAGGAACTTAAGTCGTATTATTCAGAGCAAGAGAAGGAGATTTTAAGTATAACAGAATTCATTCAGAATGAATCGTTAATTACTGAATCAATAGGCTACGAATATGTAGTCGATATAACTGCTATGACTAACATTAATCAGTATAACACTGAAAGGTTAATTAACCTTTTTGATGACTCTTTCACTTTTATCGCAAACATAAAACATAAAAGCTTTTTTGAGGAAGAATTAAGATTTTGTTTTGACAAGTTTGTAGTTTTCGATGACTATATTGAGGATGAAGATGACTTAGAAGATAGAAAAAAACATTCTACCAAAAAGCATAAAAAAATAATTGACCTTGACCAAGACCAATTGCAACTGTTCCTTGAAAAAATTAACCAATCTCTTTACGGACATCAAAAGTTTAAAGATGACTTCAAAAAACAAGTAGAAAATTTTAGAGTATTTAATAAACTTGGAGAACATCTAATATTATCACTTTTCCTTATGGGAGATTCTGGTGTTGGCAAAACCGAAGTAGCGAGAGCAATCCACAAAGCACTTGGAGGCGAAAACAAAATGGCTAAAGTTAATTTTGGTAATTACAGTAGTGATAATTCGCTAAACTCATTAATCGGAAGTCCACGAGGTTATATAGGTAGTGAAGACGGAGAAATTTTTATAAGAGTTGCGGAATCTGATACAGGAATAATATTAATCGATGAATTCGAAAAATCGAACTCAACGCTTTTCAATTACTTTCTTGATGTATTAGAAAATGGCAAAATGATTAGTTCTTTAGCTCACGAAATCGACCTAAATGGTTTCATAATGATTTTCACTTCTAATGTATCTAAAGAAAATTTTAAAAAGGTCATCTCACCCGAATTAAGGTCAAGATTTGATTACAAAGGGTATTTCTCTATTCTTAAATCAGAGGATAAAAGTAAATATGTTGAATTTAGATTAAATAGTATTATTCGAAAATTCAATAAAAATGTAGCTAATATTTTGGATGACAACTTCAAATACGAAGTTTTCAAACAAATCAATGTGACTAAATTCAAGAATATGAGAGATTTGAATAAGAGTATTAAACAAATATTCGTTAGAGAACTGAAAACTAAATTAATATAAAACACTGCACACAACAATGGCTATAAGTAATTGCTTGTTCTCGCCTACTTCTGAAAATCCTCGCGGATTTTCAGTTTGGTGTGTACTTGCTAAGTTAAGTGCTAAACCACGCAACTACTCATAGCCGAGACCGTTAGCCACCATAGCAAAATGAAAAAGATAATCTCCATAATAATTCTGTTAATATCAGCTTTTGCAATAAAGGCTCAAACTGACACTGTTGAAATAATATTTAATGGATTTTATGATGTTGGTGAAGGAACAAATGGTAACAAATACTATTCAATTCTTTTTGACTCAGTATATTATGAAAATGAAAACCTACAGTTCATAAGGATTCTGTCATTAGGCAACAGGCTGGAGGTAGCAGAATCTCTTGTTCAGGGTAGAACTTACAAAGTAGCAATACAACGCAAACTACAATACAGTTGTGGTTGCTCGGACAACCTGATTAATATACGCTCAAACCGTGCAATGACAGACGAAGGGACTTTATTTGGCTCCAATTTTCTTGAAGAACAAAAAATAATTGCAAAGGAAAGTACTTGTGAATACAAGGCAATTGAAGATTACTACATACTTGAAATAAAAAATAAAAACGGTGGCTAACAAAACCTATACGCAATGCCCTTCGGGACACTGCGCATAGCCAAACCGTAAGCCATTTGAAAAAACCAGATGAAAAGAATTCTGACAATAACAATTCTTGGACTTTCAATAATAAGTTGCTCAGACAATAAGGGCGGGCTTGACGACAAAACTCAAACTTTGGAATTGACCTATATAGCCTGGGCTTGCGACTGTGCTAATTGGGCGACAAAAGAAGACCTTAACAAGTATGCTGACAATTTAGGAGACACATTAGCCAATCGAAGTATTTTCATTGAACCTGCTAACAAATCATTGGTATTGCCTGACACGCTCGGCTACAGTAATGACGTAATTAAATTCGAAGGACAATTCTACAATGAAAAAGGATTTCCGAAAAATTATCAATCTTTTGAAAACCCTGACAAAGCAAGAGTTTTTAGATACACAGGATACGAAGTAGTAAAAAGCAACTACAGGAAATATCAAGATTTTGGAACCAAAAGTGAATAAAAAAAACGGCTTACAACACAGCATATAGCTTATGGCGGGTAAACGGCTGCCAGCAAAGTTTTCATTCCGTAACCAAGTTTGGTTTCGGTGGACAGCAAAGTGCTTCGAAACCGCCACAAGCCATATGAAAACCGTTGCACCCAATTTGACGAGCGCCCTAAGAAAGACATAAAATGGAATTATTTAAAAGGATTATTGAAGTAGTTGACGCGAATCTGATTCATAGTCTGATTCCAATAATTCTGATATTAATGCTTATCGAACTGATTTTCCAAAACCGATTTGAAACGAAAAAAGTCCTGAATTTAATTCGTAGGACAATCATTATTTATACCATAGTAACATTTACTTTCTATCTGATTGGAATGGTTATGAATCCAGATGAACACGTCTTTATTAATCGAGCAACTGGATCTTATGCTTGGGCTTATTGGATAATGCTTTTGTCGGCTCTAATTTTACCTCTGACTTTATTCATTAAAAAATTAGCGTCAAGATTTTGGTATGTCCTATTGGTTGCGTTCGTTATAAAAAGCGGAATGTATTTTGAACGTTTTGTAATTATTACAACAAGCTTCCATAGAGGCTATCAAAAGGAAAATGGAAACGCTGGACTTTTCGAATCAATATCGTATGGAATTGGAATATTCTTTTTGCAAAGTATAGTAATTGTGATACTGACATTGGGAATATTTGAAAAAAAAAAACTAGGTACAACACTGTATAACAAATCATAGCCGCCTATCGGCAGGCTACGCTTATTATACTCAACGTTGGGCAACATTTGAATGAAATACATCTCCATCATACTGACATTAACCTTTTTCCTGACTGGTGAACCTGGTTTTGGACAAGAACTACATTTTGGATATCATCTGGTAAATGAAGACAGTACACTTTCTCGGAACAACATAAAATCCTTGACTGTAAAGAATTGTATTGGGAGTAGTTGCATGGAGGTCAATTACGAATTTAATTCTCTAGGACTTATTACTAAACTTGCTCCGGCAATCATCAATCCCTATTCGACATGGGAATATTACCCAGACGGTAGAATAAAAGCTAAATACAGCAAGAATCACTGTTGTGATTCAGACACGATTTTTTCCTCGACACATTATGAGTATGGGTTCAATGATAACCTTAAATATGTGATCTATCGATCTTACAAAAATGGAATGGTGATTAAGGAAGACACCTTAGACAAGGAAAAAGAAGTTGACCTGAAAAACTATCCAACCATTCGAAACGAAATAGGTCAAGTTATCGAACAGACCTTAACCGACTTATACTATCCATGTGGTATCGTATTCAAAGGAACTCATAGAATTAGATACCACTATTTGGACAATGGACTTATCGATTATGGAAAAATCTACAACGACCAAGGTGAATTGATTGTAGACTTGAAATATGAATATGAAAAAGAAATAAAAACGTTGCCCAACAAAGGCTAAAGCTAATGCGGTTGACGGGTAAACAGTAAATTACAAATTCTAACTAAAATCCGTCTCGGTCGACTTTAATTTGGGTTCCAAACCGGCACTAGCTTTAGCCGAGCCGTTAGCGCGCAGCGCCGCAAACTTGGCGTGCTCACTATACCGTAGTCTTGGTGGATAACAAATCGGTGTCATTAAAAGAAAAAAATCTGAAAAGCAGAGAGTTTGCGGAGAACCTTCTGGTTAAAAAGTGGGCGGAGCCCACGCCTTACCTTAAAGCAAAACTCTGAGTGCTCAAGAATATCAGGACTTTGTGTGTTTCCTGGTTTTATAAATAATAATTCCAAGAAAGATTAAGCCGCTCGCTAACAACACCTATACCCTATAAGGCTTCTATCTTACCCGGTAGAAATAACGATATTTAACAGATTACAAATCCAACGACATACCTACCGGCTTCGCAAGTCCTTACAAGGTATAGGCCGAACGTTAGCTGCTATTAGAAAGAAATGGACGAAGGACTATTCAAACGACTAAACCTAAGAGACTTTTTGAAGGACTCTCCATTCCTTAATCCACTTAAGGAGCATTACCCTGATTACCTGAGACAACTACTTGAAAGAACCTTAGACTATTGGAACCAGAGAGAGTTAGAAAAAGCCAAAGAGCACATAGCGACATTTAATTCAAACTTTGACGGCTTTCAAATAGGCAAGTTGATTGAGTTGGCTATTGACTTTAAAGAAATTGATGCTGAAAAGACAATTGTTTATTTAGATAGTATTCCTGAAACCCAAAGAGAAGAAACTTCGACTGCATTCGCGTTTCATTTCGTTAAGGCGGTTTTGTATTTCAGTTTATGGGATATTGACAAAGCCCGAGATGAGTGCGATAAGGCAATATCCTTTGACAACAAATTAGGAGTAACATACTACTTAAGGGGAACTTGTTATGCATTACGAGAATTGCACTCCAGAGCGATTCCAGATTATAAGAAAGCCTTAAAAGACGACTACAAAAAGAATGAGATTACCGCAAACCTTGCCTATAGTTATTTAAGAACTCAGAACCATAGGAAAGCACTACGACTACACAAACGAATAGTCGACAAATTTCCCGAAAACGATAAAGTGCAATACAATACAGGCCTTTGTTTCAAGAGATTTAAGAAGCACAAGAAAGCAGTCAAGTATTTTAATAAAGCAATTCAATTGAATCCAGAAAATGCAGGATATAAGCTAACAAGGGGACGAGTCTTAATGAGACTAAAAAGACATAAGGAAGCTGAATCCGATTTACAGTTTGCATTTGACTCAAGCAATCAGATTTCAGGAGCATTACTAAGAATTAATTCTGAAGTCCTTGAAAACAAGATTTCTTCAAGACAAGCGAATAAGAAAGTATTAGATTTAATAAGAAATAAAAACAGCAGCTAACAAAACCTATAAGCAATAGCGCCCTGCGGGACACTACTGCTCATAGCCAAACCGTTGTAGAGCATTTAAAGAAACGAGATGATAATACTAAATGTATCCTTTGGCATTTACGCCTTCCTTCCACAAGGATGGTTATTTATGATTACGATAATTCTAATTGAATGCCTTGGACTAAGCTACCTTTTGACTAAAAAATGGTACGATGGAAAAGCATTCAAGACTGCAATTTTCTCTAATCTGATTAGCGGAATATTCGGTATTGTAACTTCGATGATTCTAAATGGTGGATGGTGGTTAGTGGTTTGGTTTCCTTGGGTAAGTGACAATGAAGTAAGTGGAACGAAAGGATTCAAATGGTTAGCAATTTTTTATGCAATTGCTTTTGTATTAACCTTACTCATTGAAGGATTAGTGAATTACTTAATGTTGAAAAAAGATTATAAGAAGCCCCAAATTCTTCTGACAACATTAATTGTAAATATCATTAGCTATGTAATTGGATCGTTAGCTATGTATTCATACAGCTTTTAGAAAAATGAAAAAACGCTCTACAACAAAACCTATACGCAATGCCCTTCGGGACACTGCGCATAGCCAAACCGTTAGCGCGCAGCGCCCACAGCACCGCAAACCTTGCGTGCTCATTTCACCGTTGTCTTGGTGGAAAACAAATCAGCGTCGTTAAAAGAATAAAATCTGGAAGCTGAGGGTTTGCGGAGAACCTTCTGGTTAAAAAATGGGCGGAGCCTAGTCCTTACCTTAAAGCAAGACTTTGAGCGCTCAATAATATCAGGACTTTAGGTGATTTCCTGGTTTTATAATAAAAATAGGTGTGGAAAGATTAAGCCGCTCGCTAACAACACCTATACCTTATAAGGCTACTTTCATTCCCGGTAGAAATTACGATATTTAACTGATCTATAAATCCAAAGGCATACCTAACGGCTTCGCTAGTCCTTACAAGGTATAGGCCGAACGTTAGCACACATAAAAGAACAAGAATGGCAACATGGACAAGATTTTATATTAACTCTTCAAATTCTGAAAAAACAACTAATATTTTAAAAGAACTTTCAGGAATCACAGAGTCATCTAATGGAAATATACCTGCAGATTTTCATGATTCGTTTTTAATGGATGAAAAAGCCAACCCTAATTATATCCTATTCTCTGAAATACAGAAAAACTGGATTACAGTGCTTTATAATTCTGACAGTAAAATTGAAAGTTGGGCTCAACGAATTTCAGAAGAACTCAATTGCATTGTCATTGTCACAATCGGACAGAATACAGTAGATTATTACTACTTTTCTCAATTTCTAAATGGTGAAAAGAAAAGAGAAATTGAAGTTTGCTATGGAGACGATATTGAACCAATAAATTTTGGAGCTCCCTATGATTTTGAAGAAGAAGAGCCTGGTGAAAAGCAAGAATATGACGATGAGATATCATATCTATTTGACTTTGATAGTCTAGAAAGATATTCTCAAAATTTTGGACTTGAAATTCAGTCTGATTGGGATAATATCACTTGGACAATTCTTAAAGGGGTTCAAAGTCAAAAGACTACAAAAGATTTTATCGACCAACATCTGAGAGGCATTAAGAAACCTTGGTGGAAGTTCTGGTA
The Croceimicrobium hydrocarbonivorans genome window above contains:
- a CDS encoding tetratricopeptide repeat protein; protein product: MDEGLFKRLNLRDFLKDSPFLNPLKEHYPDYLRQLLERTLDYWNQRELEKAKEHIATFNSNFDGFQIGKLIELAIDFKEIDAEKTIVYLDSIPETQREETSTAFAFHFVKAVLYFSLWDIDKARDECDKAISFDNKLGVTYYLRGTCYALRELHSRAIPDYKKALKDDYKKNEITANLAYSYLRTQNHRKALRLHKRIVDKFPENDKVQYNTGLCFKRFKKHKKAVKYFNKAIQLNPENAGYKLTRGRVLMRLKRHKEAESDLQFAFDSSNQISGALLRINSEVLENKISSRQANKKVLDLIRNKNSS
- a CDS encoding AAA family ATPase translates to MISKEELYLYNLSKYKELKSYYSEQEKEILSITEFIQNESLITESIGYEYVVDITAMTNINQYNTERLINLFDDSFTFIANIKHKSFFEEELRFCFDKFVVFDDYIEDEDDLEDRKKHSTKKHKKIIDLDQDQLQLFLEKINQSLYGHQKFKDDFKKQVENFRVFNKLGEHLILSLFLMGDSGVGKTEVARAIHKALGGENKMAKVNFGNYSSDNSLNSLIGSPRGYIGSEDGEIFIRVAESDTGIILIDEFEKSNSTLFNYFLDVLENGKMISSLAHEIDLNGFIMIFTSNVSKENFKKVISPELRSRFDYKGYFSILKSEDKSKYVEFRLNSIIRKFNKNVANILDDNFKYEVFKQINVTKFKNMRDLNKSIKQIFVRELKTKLI